The stretch of DNA CAAAAATGTTTCATTGCATGGCTTAGTTTACCAAAAAATTTCCCTTTGTTATCCATAAACATAAAGGATTATATGAGCCGCAAGGTACTAGATTAGTGCTTTAGCGGCTCTTTTCAATATCTTTATACTAGTTATTTAGCCCTAAAGTGGATAAAAGCAGGTGATACTATCAAAGGCGGCAAACAGCAATATTTAGTATGGTCCCCATAAAACTTTGTACTACAACTAAGCAGTAAGATGTCTTATTAGCAATGTGTTCATCTAGAGCTGGAGAATCTTTACCGATACCATAAACATAAAAATATTAACCTTTTGAAACTAAAGCCGTATAGTAATTCACAACATACACAACATCAGGTGTATTATGTGTATTGTCCCTTATGCCTAAAGACTTAAACAACATTCTTGTTTCTTTATATAATAATAAAATATTCTTAGAAGAGGTTCACTTCACAGTTAACGGCGAACCCCCCCATAGTCCATCGGTAGGATAGACCCTTGGTGGCACTAATAATCATCATGCTTAAGAAATAAATTGTTGTTCATTTTCTGTCGTTATATCTTCTTAGAGTGATAAGTTCCCCTTCACGGTTCATCATGAACCCTTCCATAGTCCAACAGGCAGACAGACCTTCCCCTCGGCGGGGAAGGTCATTTTTAGCCGATCAGCCTGAATCCGTCTGCACTAAATAATACAGATTGCTGCTCTTGCCGCCGTTCTCACGCCATCTTTGCTCCTTACGCAGACGGCCGCTTTTTTCAAGGTCAGCTATGGCGCGTTTAACGGTGCTTCGGGACAGCTTTAATTCCTTGGCGATGGTACCAATCGCCGGGTAGCATTTGCCGTCCTTATCTGCACGGTCATGAAGGTACATATAAACAGCCCTAGCACGATGCGGAAGCTCCGAGGAATAAAGAGAAGAAAAGTAACCCATAGCTTCACCTCCTATTCAATCCTAACAGGCGCTTTTGTCCTGACAGGCGCTTCCGGCCCCTGAATCGGTGAGTGAAGTAATCCGCCAGATGCGGCTGCACCAGCTTCAGCTTCCTCCATCACATCCACGCAGGCAGAGTGTCGGCGGATGATTTCTTCCTCTACTCTGCGCCTGTCGGCATACTCCACCTCCCTGGCAGATTGTTCTGCAATTTCATAAGGCTTGCCAAAGGTAATACCCCATTCCTTGAAAAGTTTCAGCCGAGTACGCATCGGATATGCCCCGGTTTTAGTGACGATAAAGTGGCCTTTAGGCATAGCCTTTAACTCGTCTGGAGTCATCAGTGGCCGCTCGATCATCTGCAGACTCTGCGACGGATCGTTTTTCCCCCGGCTGACCGAGCCGCTCATAACGGTCTTGCTTCCCATGGCTTTTGATAAAATCTGCGCTGATTCACTATTGGGAGCAAAGCCGCCGAACACCGTGTCCTGGCAGTTGTCGATGATGATGGCTGAACCCTCTCTGCCATAGTTTTTCTCCAGCTGTGCAAAGCTCTGTATGATAGCAACGATGGACACCCGGCGTGAGCGGCTGGCGCTGAACATCATTTCGGCAGACTCTATTTTTGGTATAGTTCCGATTTCATCAAGGAACATCATCACGCGGTTGGTGAGCTTTCCGCCATGCTCGTCGGCCACCGATAGAATCTCACGGTAGAGCTGCTGGACGATCAGGCTGATGATAAAATACTTTGTGTTATCTTCCTCCGGCATAACGAGAAAGATGGCGCTTTTCTTTGTACAGAATTTCTCCGCGTCAATGGCTGTATCAAAGCACAGTATCTGCTCCATCTCGGAATCCAGAAAAGCGTTGAGTCTGGAGAGAGCCGTGGATAGAACACTTTGCATAGCCTGCTCCGCAGAGTTGAGTGCCGCTCCAGCAAACCACTTTGTTTTATGCGTATCGGGCAGATGTGCCAGGAGCAGCTGGAATAATGTCCTGCCCTTGACTCCGCTGGGAGCCAGCAGATCCTGAATGAGCTTAAACACCGACACGATGTGCCGCTGCTTCGGCTCGCAGTATTCCGCGATGAGCAGGATGACAGAG from Desulfoscipio gibsoniae DSM 7213 encodes:
- a CDS encoding helix-turn-helix domain-containing protein, with the translated sequence MGYFSSLYSSELPHRARAVYMYLHDRADKDGKCYPAIGTIAKELKLSRSTVKRAIADLEKSGRLRKEQRWRENGGKSSNLYYLVQTDSG
- a CDS encoding VirD4-like conjugal transfer protein, CD1115 family; the encoded protein is MKTSQIIILISAGLTMFGVIGLLSLIAHYYTLNGIKSKTVGDGQHGTARWATKQEIKKTYSEVPYEPEKWRKGESLPKAQGLIVGWRKASLFDDAAPHGYALVDDNDIHCLMIGAAGVGKTANFLYPNLEYACAGGMSFVTTDTKGDLYRNYAGIAKEHYGYDVAVIDLRNPTRSDGNNLLHLVNRYMDAYLKNPENLAYKAKAEKYAKITAKTIISSGGFDSAMAGQNAFFYDAAEGLLTSVILLIAEYCEPKQRHIVSVFKLIQDLLAPSGVKGRTLFQLLLAHLPDTHKTKWFAGAALNSAEQAMQSVLSTALSRLNAFLDSEMEQILCFDTAIDAEKFCTKKSAIFLVMPEEDNTKYFIISLIVQQLYREILSVADEHGGKLTNRVMMFLDEIGTIPKIESAEMMFSASRSRRVSIVAIIQSFAQLEKNYGREGSAIIIDNCQDTVFGGFAPNSESAQILSKAMGSKTVMSGSVSRGKNDPSQSLQMIERPLMTPDELKAMPKGHFIVTKTGAYPMRTRLKLFKEWGITFGKPYEIAEQSAREVEYADRRRVEEEIIRRHSACVDVMEEAEAGAAASGGLLHSPIQGPEAPVRTKAPVRIE